From a single Brassica napus cultivar Da-Ae chromosome C9, Da-Ae, whole genome shotgun sequence genomic region:
- the LOC125592892 gene encoding uncharacterized protein LOC125592892: MNKRLFMRIVDRLSNDVEFFRQKKDALGRLSLSQLQKCTTAIRVLAYGSAADAVDEYLRLGATIARLCVEHFVEGIIYLFGDEYLRRPTPTDLQRLLYIGEQRGFPGMIGSIDCMHWEWKNCTTAWKGQYSRGSGKLTIVLEVVASYDLWIWHAFFGPPGTLNDISVLDRSHVFDDIIKGQAPQVTFSVNGKEYHLAYYLTDGIYPKWVTFIQSIPIPQGPKAALFAQHQEVVRKDVERAFGVLQARFAIVKNPALFWDKAKIGKIMRACIILHNMIVEDERDGYTHFDVSEFQQRVDTGTPHVDLTYSADILSNIANMMGVRTRIRDRQMHQQLKADLVEHIWRKFGRAGDNY; encoded by the coding sequence atgaacaagagattgttcatgcgtattgttgatcgactctccaatgATGTTGAATTCTTTCGACAAAAGAAAGATGCTCTCGGAAGGCTTAGTCTCTCTCAACTTCAGAAGTGTACAACAGCCATACGTGTCTTGGCCTATGGTTCTGCGGCTGATGCTgttgacgaatacctccgactCGGTGCCACGATAGCTCGGTTGTGTGTGGAACATTTTGTGGaaggaataatatatttattcggcgatgagtacctCAGAAGACCAACACCaactgatcttcaacgtctactttaTATTGGTGAGCAACGTGGCTTTCCTGGGATGATAGggagcatcgattgtatgcattgggagtggaagaattgtaccaccgcttggaaaggtcaATATTCACGTGGTTCGGGTAAACTCACAATCGTGTTAGAGGTGGTTGCTTCGTATGATttatggatatggcatgcgttttttggacctccaggtaccttaaatgatatcagtgttcttgatcgctcacatgtttttgatgacataataaaaggtcaagctccgcaagttactttctctgtcaatggaaaagagtatcatttggcttactatctcaccgatggtatttatccgaaatgggtaacttttatccaatctattccaataccacaaggtccgaaagcggctttatttgctcaacatcaagaagttgtccgaaaagatgtcgagcgtgcttttggagtcttgcaagctcgatttgccattgttaaaaatcccgcacttttttgggataaagccaaaattggaaagattatgcgagcatgtatcatactccataatatgatagtagaagacgaacgagatggatacactcattttgatgtttcagagttccaacaaAGAGTAGACACCGGAACTCcacatgtcgatctcacgtATTCTGCAGATATACTttcaaatatcgccaatatgatgggtgttcgaactagaattcgtgatagacaaatgcatcaacagctcaaagctgatttggttgaacatatatggcgtaaatttggacgtgCTGGAGACAACTACTGA
- the LOC106402391 gene encoding putative clathrin assembly protein At2g01600, giving the protein MGTLQSWRKAYGALKDTTKVGLVRVNSDYADLDVAIVKATNHVECPPKDRHLRKIFAATAVTRARADVAYCIHALTRRLHKTRNWTVALKTLIVIHRLLREGDPTFREELLNFSQRGRILQISNFKDDSGPIAWDCSAWVRTYALFLEERLECFRVLRYDTEAEPLTKATPGQDKGYSRTRDLDGEELLLQLPALQQLLYRLIGCKPEGAANHNHVIQYALALVLKESFKVYCAINDGIINLIDKFFEMPKHEAVTSLEIYKRAGQQARSLSEFYEACKGLELARNFQFPVLREPPQSFLTTMEEYIKEAPRAVDAPAEPLLLTYRPDDGLEDTEPSHEEREVVLPSDDVVLVSEETEHSPPPPPSATTQSQDIIDTDDLLGLNTAAPDASAIEDQNALALAIISTDGGNASTPRSFQANDYDPTGWELALVTTPSNDISAATDRQLAGGLDTLTLNSLYDDGAYIASQRPVYGAPAPNPFEVHDPFATSNGTLPPQQPAVNNPFGAYQPTYGQHQLQLVGAPNAQANNNSSNPFGDFGEFPVSQQPNTSGFGDFAVNQHNNPFRSTGLI; this is encoded by the exons ATGGGCACGCTTCAGTCGTGGCGTAAGGCTTATGGAGCCTTAAAAGACACCACCAAAGTCGGCCTTGTCCGCGTCAACAGCGATTACGCC GATTTAGATGTTGCCATAGTCAAAGCTACGAATCACGTCGAGTGTCCTCCCAAAGATCGCCATCTCAGAA AAATATTCGCAGCAACAGCAGTGACACGTGCTCGAGCAGATGTTGCCTATTGCATTCACGCCCTTACCCGCCGTTTGCATAAAACTAGAAACTGGACG GTTGCTCTGAAAACACTCATTGTGATTCACCGGCTTCTAAGGGAAGGAGACCCCACATTTAGAGAGGAGCTTCTCAATTTTTCGCAGAGAGGCCGGATTCTGCAGATTTCCAACTTCAAGGATGATTCAGGCCCTATCG CTTGGGATTGTTCAGCTTGGGTGCGTACTTATGCTTTATTCCTTGAGGAACGGCTTGAATGCTTCAGGGTTTTAAGATATGATACTGAGGCTGAACCTCTTACTAAGGCTACCCCAGGGCAGGATAAG GGGTACAGTAGAACCAGGGATTTAGATGGTGAAGAACTCTTGCTCCAGTTGCCTGCTTTGCAGCAGCTTCTCTATCGTCTCATCGGTTGCAAG ccagAAGGCGCTGCTAACCACAATCATGTTATACAATATGCTCTGGCTCTG GTGTTGAAGGAGAGTTTTAAAGTCTATTGTGCCATCAATGACGGAATCATCAATCTCATTGACAAA TTCTTTGAAATGCCTAAACATGAAGCCGTCACTTCCCTTGAAATATACAAGCGTGCTGGTCAGCAG GCTCGTAGCCTTTCTGAATTCTATGAAGCTTGTAAAGGGTTGGAACTCGCTAGGAATTTTCAATTTCCTGTGTTAAGAGAG CCCCCACAATCTTTTCTGACAACAATGGAAGAGTATATTAAAGAAGCACCGCGTGCTGTTGATGCCCCTGCTGAACCACTG CTTCTAACTTATAGACCAGATGATGGACTCGAGGATACTGAACCGTCTCATGAAGAACGTGAAGTTGTGCTGCCTTCAGATGATGTCGTTCTTGTATCTGAAGAGACAGAACATTCCCCACCGCCTCCTCCTTCAGCTACCACTCAGTCTCAGGACATTATTGATACAGATGATCTACTG GGTCTGAACACTGCCGCTCCTGATGCATCAGCGATCGAGGACCAAAATGCACTTGCTTTAGCCATAATCTCAACTGATGGTG GTAACGCTTCAACGCCTCGTTCTTTCCAAGCAAACGATTACGACCCTACAGGATGGGAGCTTGCCCTGGTAACAACACCAAGCAACGATATCTCTGCAGCCACCGATAGGCAATTG GCTGGAGGGTTAGACACGCTTACACTGAACAGTCTATACGATGATGGAGCCTACATAGCCTCCCAACGCCCTGTCTACGGTGCACCAGCCCCCAACCCATTTGAAGTTCACGATCCTTTTGCAACGTCCAACGGTACTCTGCCACCTCAGCAGCCAGCTGTGAACAACCCCTTTGGTGCTTACCAGCCAACTTATGGGCAGCATCAACTACAGCTAGTAGGAGCACCAAACGCCCAAGCCAATAATAATAGTAGTAATCCATTTGGTGATTTTGGGGAATTCCCGGTTTCGCAGCAGCCAAATACAAGCGGGTTTGGTGATTTTGCGGTTAACCAACATAATAATCCGTTCCGCAGCACTGGTCTCATCTGA